In Streptomyces longhuiensis, the following proteins share a genomic window:
- a CDS encoding glucose 1-dehydrogenase — protein MTVSLDGKVVVITGAGRGQGAAEAALAAAAGARVVVTDVREEEGAEVAESLGGQGLFVRHDVSDPDSWGAVVDAALGAFGRIDALVNNAALWRTAPVERETLENFEQLIRVNLLGPFLGIQAVVPAMREAGGGSVVNVSSTAGLIGIPGHAAYGSTKFGLRGLTRSSALDLAGYGIRVNSVHPGAIDTPMIAGVSAKDWSHLPLGRMGRPEEVGELVLFLASDASSYITGTEFTVDGGSTTG, from the coding sequence GTGACGGTCTCACTGGACGGCAAGGTCGTTGTCATCACGGGCGCGGGTCGCGGCCAGGGCGCGGCGGAGGCCGCTCTCGCCGCCGCGGCAGGCGCGCGGGTCGTGGTCACGGACGTGCGGGAGGAGGAGGGCGCCGAGGTCGCCGAGTCGCTGGGCGGGCAAGGGCTGTTCGTGCGGCACGACGTGTCGGACCCGGACAGCTGGGGCGCGGTCGTCGATGCCGCGCTCGGCGCCTTCGGACGCATCGACGCGCTGGTCAACAACGCGGCACTGTGGCGCACCGCCCCGGTCGAGCGGGAAACCCTGGAGAACTTCGAGCAGCTGATCCGGGTCAACCTGCTCGGCCCGTTCCTCGGCATCCAGGCCGTGGTGCCCGCGATGAGGGAGGCAGGCGGCGGATCGGTCGTCAACGTCTCGTCGACGGCGGGTCTCATCGGCATCCCGGGGCACGCCGCGTACGGCTCCACGAAGTTCGGTCTTCGCGGCCTGACCCGGTCCTCGGCGCTCGACCTGGCGGGGTACGGGATCCGCGTCAACTCGGTGCACCCGGGCGCCATCGACACCCCGATGATCGCCGGGGTCTCCGCCAAGGACTGGTCGCATCTGCCGCTGGGCCGGATGGGCCGCCCCGAGGAGGTCGGTGAGCTGGTCCTCTTCCTGGCGTCGGACGCCTCCTCGTACATCACCGGCACGGAGTTCACGGTGGACGGGGGGTCGACGACGGGATGA